The sequence GTTTTTCGAAAAGAGTTCGTGCGGATAAAAACCTGAAGCATGCTTGCAGCCGACCCCTGCCCTCTGAGCTTCTCGGCGCCTCGCGTCACGTACAGTGCCATTGCCTCCTCGAGTTCTTTCAGGCTATCTATCGCCCTTCCAAATGAACGTGTGTGAGCAATAGCTTTTCTGCAAGGCACGGCTTCATTGAGCGGGATACAGGAGATACCGCGTAATTCTAAAACCGTGCGTCTGCCCATAATGCTTAAATTCTGACCAACCCAGCGATCCGGCGCTTTTTTAAGGTCGAGCGCCGTATTGATCCCATACCTGCGCAAAAATTCAGCGCGGGCCGGACCAATTCCCCAAACATCCTTGACATCGACATATTTGAGCACCTCGTCCGCATCTATGTCATCGCGAAGCTCCAGCACACCGGCATACCACGGGTCTTTTTTGGCGCGTTCATTGGCCGCTTTCGCCAAAGTCTTGGTCGAAGCAATTCCAATCGAGACCGGAATACCTGTCCACTGCTTCACGGTTTGGCGGATATGGCGGCAGTAATCCTCCATCGACCTATCTGCAAAGCCCTCCATGGGCATAAACGCTTCGTCAATCGAATAAATCTCCATCTCCGGTGAAAACTGCGCCAGGGTTTCCATCACCCTGCCGGACATATCACCGTAAAGGGT is a genomic window of bacterium containing:
- a CDS encoding Y-family DNA polymerase; translation: MRKRLFALTDCNNFYVSCERAFNPRLEGIPVAVMSNNDGCIVARSQEVKALGVPMGCAVHEYKEVFEKNGVELFSANFTLYGDMSGRVMETLAQFSPEMEIYSIDEAFMPMEGFADRSMEDYCRHIRQTVKQWTGIPVSIGIASTKTLAKAANERAKKDPWYAGVLELRDDIDADEVLKYVDVKDVWGIGPARAEFLRRYGINTALDLKKAPDRWVGQNLSIMGRRTVLELRGISCIPLNEAVPCRKAIAHTRSFGRAIDSLKELEEAMALYVTRGAEKLRGQGSAASMLQVFIRTNSFRKTPQYSRWVTVIPSVATSYTPELIGYALSGLRDIYQPGYRYHKAGVIFSALVSQGQVQLSLFASQGREGNERDLRLMQAIDRLNGHWGRSAVQPAACGLRRGWKMRQEKLSPKYSTDWNCLPIAKAC